Genomic window (Vibrio pomeroyi):
ATTACAACGGTTACAGCCGCGTAATCCCTGTTGCTCGCTGGGTAGATAGCCTGCTAGAGCCAGGTAAGAAGATCAAAGCAAACGGCGCTACAGTAACACTGCCTGACATCAAGATGATGGTATTCAGTGGTAACAACCCGTGGCACCACCACCAAGATCGCAACAAGATGCGTAAAGCATTCAAGAGCCTACAAACTGTAGTAGCTGTTGATTTCGCTTGGACTGCAACTTGTCGTCACTCTGACATCGTGCTTCCTGCATGTACTCAGTGGGAACGTAACGATATTGATGGTTACGGCGCGTACTCTGGCCGTGGTTTGATCGCAATGCACAAGCTAGTGGATCCTCTGTTCCAGTCTAAGACTGACTTCGAGATCATGTCTAGCCTGACTAAGCGTTGGGGTCGTTACGACGATTACACGCGTGGTATGGACGAAATGCAGTGGGTTAAATCTCTGTACGACGAATGTCGCGCTTCAAACGAAGGCAGCTTTGAAATGCCTGAGTTCGCTGAGTTCTGGGAAAAAGGTTTCCTAGACTTCGGTAAAGGTAAGCCATGGACTCGTCACGCTTCATTCCGTGAAGATCCAGAGATCAACGCACTAGGTACACCTTCTGGTTTCATCGAAATCACAAGCCGTACTGTTGGCAACATGGGTTACGAGCACTGTCAAGAACACCCAATGTGGTTCGAGAAATCTGAACGTTCACACGGTGGTCCAGGTTCTGACAAACACCCGTACTGGCTACAATCTTGTCACCCAGACAAGCGTCTTCACTCTCAGATGTGTGAATCTGAAGAGTGGCGTGCGACTTACGCGGTACAAGGCCGTGAGCCAATCTACATCAACCCAACAGATGCTAAGAAGAAAGGCATCAAAGACGGTGACGTAGTACGCGTGTTCAACGATCGTGGTCAACTACTAGCAGGTGCTGTTCTGATGGATAGCTACGCTCCTGGTGTTGTACGTATCGAAGAAGGTGCTTGGTATGGTCCGATCAATGAGAAAGTGGGCGCGCTAGATACATACGGCGATCCAAACACACTAACTCAAGACATTGGTTCATCTGAGCTAGCTCAAGCGACTTCAGCAAATACATGTTTGGTTGATTTCGAGAAGTTCCAAGGCAAACTGCCTCCAGTAACTTCATTCGGTGGTCCAATCGAAGTTTCTTAAGCATCTCGCTTAAAAGCTAAGATTAAAGCTTGAATTAAAGCCCCTGTAAGCGTTCTTACAGGGGCTTTTTGTATTTCTGATACCTGTACAGAGATTTCTAGTTAAGTCTTGTATTCGCGTTTATGAAGGCTTTCTACGGGGGAGCTATAACATATGGATTGAGATAAATTGCACAAGTAACGTGGTAACCGCTATGGAGCAAAGGAACAGGGTGTTTTGAAGGGGCTCTCTTAAGAGCGAGGTCGTCGAAAGCAAAAAGGCCGATACAAAGTACCGGCCGATTAGAAACCTATGGAGTGAAGCCTAAATCTTGAATAAAAACTTGAGCCTTGAACAGAAGCTTAAGCTTACAGTTCGAACATGAACCAATAACCGTACGCACAGATCAAAGCAGGTACACTCGAATATAAGGTGGCGACAAGCGCTGCTTTAGGTGCCATGGCAATTGCAGGGAATAACGCATCACCATCATTTGAAATCGCATTACCAACCTGAGCCGAAAGTGGAAGCGCACCCGACAGGTACAAGCTAGTGACCAATAATTGTGGACCACAACCAGGTAGCAAACCCATCAACACGCCCGCCAGGGGGAGCATGATCCCCCAACTTGAGAATAACGTCGCAAAATCCACATTTGCTAGCACAGAACCAAATTCGAAGAAAAGAAAGGCAACCACAACCCACGCTGTCACAAAGTTGGTGTCTTGAGCGGTTTTTTGCAGTGGATGAGAGCCTAAACATTTCTCATCTTCACTTACGGCTGATTTGTAATCTTCAATTTCTCGAGTAAGACCCCATAGAAACATTGAGCTAATCAGCAAAATTGTTCCCGCCCATTCCATCGACATTTCAGGCAACGCGAGTAATTCGTTTACATCTACCTGGAAAGATCCAAGTAGAGCCACTGCAGCGCCGGGAATAATCAGCACAGACCATAGGTAGCCTTGCAGGTTGATCGCCTTTTTAGATACGGATTCTTTGTCTTGGGATTGAGATGAGCAACTGCGAACGGCTTCATTCTGCTCTGCTTGTTTTGGACGTAAGAAGT
Coding sequences:
- a CDS encoding putative manganese transporter, which produces MDRLISFLPSSRASKTTQFSLSFKRLLLPISLAALVAAPATRELTVTTLSDAFWAVSCYVALTLAIYHWLSLYINKDNVFNKLVHQSRSNQVVFAALMGALPGCGGAIVVTTQFISGKLGFGAVVAVLVSTMGDAAFLLIASEPKTGLAMMAMGVIVGTASGRIINLFHADDFLRPKQAEQNEAVRSCSSQSQDKESVSKKAINLQGYLWSVLIIPGAAVALLGSFQVDVNELLALPEMSMEWAGTILLISSMFLWGLTREIEDYKSAVSEDEKCLGSHPLQKTAQDTNFVTAWVVVAFLFFEFGSVLANVDFATLFSSWGIMLPLAGVLMGLLPGCGPQLLVTSLYLSGALPLSAQVGNAISNDGDALFPAIAMAPKAALVATLYSSVPALICAYGYWFMFEL